A region of the Agromyces sp. CF514 genome:
TCGCGGGCGAGACGCAGGAGTCGCTGTCCGAGATGACGGCGATCACGCAGGAGACGCTGAGCGTCTCGGGCATCCTGCTGTCGAAGTCGTTCACCCGGCAGCAGAACGAGATCGACCGCTACGCCGACGAGAACCGCAACCAGGTCCGCCTGCAGGTGCGCCAGCAGATGACGGGCCAGTGGTTCTTCGCGATGGTGGGCATCTTCATGTCGTCGATCCCCGCGATCGTGTACCTCGCGTCGGGCCTGCTCATCTCGAACGGGGCGGCGGATGTCACGGCCGGCACGATCGTGGCCTTCACCACGGTGCAGGCGCGACTGCTGTTCCCGCTCATGGCGCTCATGCGGGTCTCGCTCGACCTGCAGACCTCGAGTGCGCTGTTCGCCCGCATCTTCGAGTACCTCGACCTGCGCCCCACCATCAGCGACGCGCCCGACGCGCGCGAGGTCGCGGGCGCGGCGGGCGCCGGCACCGACGCACGCGAGCCTTCGTCGGGCGGGCGCGACGCGGCATCCCGAACCGCGTTGGGTCGGGTGGAGTTCGAGAACGTGACGTTCCGGTATCCCGATGCGACCGAGGACTCGGCGCCGACGCTCGACGGGGTGAGCTTCGTGATCGAGCCGGGCCAGTTCGCCGCGTTCGTCGGGCCCTCGGGTGCGGGCAAGACGACCGTGTCGTACCTCGTGCCGCGGTTGTACGAGGCGACCGGCGGCGTGGTGCGCTTCGCGGGAGACGACGTGCGAGAGCTCCGGCAGGAGTCGTTGGTGCGCAACATCGGCATCGTGAGCCAGGAGACCTACCTGTTCCACGCCTCGATCGCCGAGAACCTGCGCTACGCGAAGCCCGACGCGACCGACGCCGAGCTCGAGGCGGCGGCCAGGGCCGCGAACATCCACGAGACGATCGCCTCGTTCGCCGACGGCTATGCGACCGTGGTGGGTGAGCGGGGCTACCGGCTCTCCGGCGGCGAGAAGCAGCGCATCGCCATCGCGCGCGTGCTGCTCAAGGATCCGCCCGTGCTCGTGCTCGACGAGGCCACGAGCGCCCTCGACACGATCTCGGAGCGGGTCGTGCAGCAGGCGCTCGACGACGCCGCGAGGGGTCGCACGACGATCGCGATCGCGCACCGGCTGTCGACGGTCGTCGCGGCCGACGTGATCTTCGTCGTCGTCGCCGGCCGCATCGTCGAGCAGGGCACGCATGCAGAGCTCGTCGCCGCAGAAGGCGTCTATGCGAGCCTCTCGCGGCAGCAGGAGCAGACCGCCCAGCTTCCGGGGCTGGCGCGATAGGCTCGGCATCACGGCCGGGGGGCGCCGATGAGGGCGAGGGGGATCCGATGAGCGATGTCAAGGGCACTGCACCGAAACTGCCGAAGAACGTGAACCGGAAGGTCATCGGGCTCGCCGCGGCCGGCGCCGTCGGCGGCTTCCTCTTCGGCTTCGACTCCTCGGTGGTCAACGGCGCGGTCGACGCGATCCAGGACGAGTTCGGGCTCTCGGCGGCGGTGACCGGCTTCGCGGTCGCGAGCGCGCTGCTCGGCTGCGCGATCGGCGCCGAGGTCGCCGGGCGCCTGGCCGACCGGTTCGGCCGCATCCCGGTGATGATCATCGGCGCCGTGCTCTTCCTCGTCTCGTCGATCGGTGCGGGCTTCGCGTTCGGCGTCGTCGACCTCATCGTCTGGCGGGTGCTCGGCGGCATGGGCATCGGCATCGCCTCGGTCGTGGCGCCGGCCTACATCGCCGAGATCTCGCCGAGTGCGATCCGCGGCAGGCTCGCCTCGCTGCAGCAGCTGGCGATCGTCTTCGGCATCTTCGCCGCGCTGCTCTCCGACGCGCTGTTCGCGGCGGCCGCAGGCGGCGCCGACCAGCCGTTCTGGTTCGGGCTCGAGGCGTGGCGGTGGATGTTCATCGCGTGCGCGGTGCCCTCGATCGTGTACGGCACGATCGCGCTGCTGCTGCCGGAGTCACCGCGCTACCTGGTCAAGGCGGGGCGCGACAAGC
Encoded here:
- a CDS encoding ABC transporter ATP-binding protein; amino-acid sequence: MSMHQSPPGSQTGKFGKARTRISGADESAQRAENAEAPKIPNLLGRIAELFRPHRGQLTVVVVLVLVGAGLSVIPPLLTERAFDEGLFPPDPANDGTTTGPNLQVLAWIVAAMIGIYVVSSLLAVWQTWMTATIGNNVMGALRVRMFTHLQSMELSFFTRTKTGVIQSRLQNDVGGVASVLTNTVSSVLGNTVTVISAFIAMLLLNWQLTIVALILMPFMVYAQRRVGKVRARIAGETQESLSEMTAITQETLSVSGILLSKSFTRQQNEIDRYADENRNQVRLQVRQQMTGQWFFAMVGIFMSSIPAIVYLASGLLISNGAADVTAGTIVAFTTVQARLLFPLMALMRVSLDLQTSSALFARIFEYLDLRPTISDAPDAREVAGAAGAGTDAREPSSGGRDAASRTALGRVEFENVTFRYPDATEDSAPTLDGVSFVIEPGQFAAFVGPSGAGKTTVSYLVPRLYEATGGVVRFAGDDVRELRQESLVRNIGIVSQETYLFHASIAENLRYAKPDATDAELEAAARAANIHETIASFADGYATVVGERGYRLSGGEKQRIAIARVLLKDPPVLVLDEATSALDTISERVVQQALDDAARGRTTIAIAHRLSTVVAADVIFVVVAGRIVEQGTHAELVAAEGVYASLSRQQEQTAQLPGLAR